A stretch of the Panicum virgatum strain AP13 chromosome 9N, P.virgatum_v5, whole genome shotgun sequence genome encodes the following:
- the LOC120690037 gene encoding uncharacterized protein LOC120690037 produces MGSCVSSTRQRRRSRKLSVAAREFRRKVSAAIADAPIIRGAGDATGCFARHGVVHVEAPDSNVTLHLTKLQWQHSQMDAGSVICEEAWYDSVSILESTDSDDDLDNDFASVSGDPLPDVTGGANAQQASPCKDAACLLGTVQLLRSIANAEACEGEPPEKSDDSSAATTATNGSSCRADECCGSAAREFQGAVPCSHRPFQASIPSNKVQPMPIVGVSPHHQQKKKTAMVRLSFRRRSYEGDDMTEMCGSANYLYRPRAGFTVPCSTGEKMSDGCWSVLEPSTFRVRGESFFKDKRKSPAPDCSPYTPIGADMFACTRKIHHIAQHLSLPSLKTHETFPSLLIVNIQLPTYPASVFGDNDGDGISLVLYFKLSDSFDKEISPQLQDSIKRLMNDEMEKVKGFPVDSTVPYTERLKILAGLANPEDLQLSTAERKLVQTYNQKPVLSRPQHKFYKGLNYFEIDLDVHRFSFISRKGLETFRERLKHGVLDLGLTIQALKAEELPEHVLCCMRLNKIDFADTGRIPTLIAAADE; encoded by the exons ATGGGTTCTTGCGTGTCGTCgacgaggcagcggcggcggtcgaggaAGCTGTCGGTGGCGGCGAGGGAGTTCCGGCGGAAGGTCTCTGCGGCGATCGCCGACGCGCCCATCatccgcggcgccggcgacgcgaccggCTGCTTCGCCCGGCACGGGGTCGTCCACGTCGAGGCGCCGGACTCCAACGTCACGCTGCACCTCACCAAGCTGCAGTGGCAGCACAGCCAGATGGACGCAGGGAGCG TGATCTGTGAGGAAGCATGGTACGATTCTGTCAGCATCCTGGAATCAACAGACTCCGACGACGATCTCGACAACGACTTCGCCAGCGTCAGCGGAG ATCCTCTCCCTGATGTCACCGGCGGCGCAAACGCCCAGCAGGCGTCCCCGTGCAAGGACGCGGCGTGCTTGCTGGGCACCGTGCAGCTCCTGAGGAGCATCGCAAACGCAGAAGCATGCGAGGGCGAGCCCCCGGAGAAGAGCGATGACTCGAGTGCTGCTACCACCGCAACTAACGGCAGCAGCTGCAGAGCCGACGAGTGTTGCGGCAGCGCAGCGAGAGAATTTCAGGGCGCCGTGCCATGCTCGCACCGGCCTTTTCAGGCATCCATTCCGAGCAACAAGGTCCAGCCGATGCCCATCGTCGGCGTCAGCCCGCACCACCAGCAGAAGAAGAAAACAGCCATGGTCAGGCTTTCATTCAGGAGAAGATCATACGAGGGTGACGACATGACTGAAATGT GTGGCTCGGCAAATTATCTGTACCGTCCGAGGGCGGGTTTCACGGTGCCCTGCTCGACAGGCGAGAAAATGTCAGATGGCTGCTGGTCGGTTCTTGAGCCGTCGACGTTCAGAGTCCGAGGGGAGAGTTTCTTCAA AGACAAGAGGAAGTCCCCGGCTCCGGACTGCTCCCCGTACACCCCAATTGGAGCAGACATGTTTGCCTGCACAAGGAAGATTCACCACATTGCGCAGCACCTCTCGCTTCCGTCTCTGAAGACTCATGAGAccttcccttccctcctcattgtCAACATTCAG TTGCCTACCTATCCTGCTAGTGTGTTCGGCGATAACGACGGTGACGGGATAAGCCTAGTTCTGTATTTCAAGCTATCTGACAGCTTCGACAAGGAGATCTCTCCTCAATTGCAGGACAGCATCAAG AGGCTTATGAATGATGAAATGGAAAAGGTGAAGGGTTTCCCAGTAGACAGCACGGTTCCCTACACAGAGAGGCTGAAAATTCTGGCTGGTTTGGCGAACCCTGAAGACTTGCAGCTCAGCACAGCTGAAAGGAAGCTTGTGCAGACCTACAACCAAAAGCCTGTGCTTTCTCGCCCACAACACAAATTCTACAAG GGTCTAAATTACTTCGAGATCGATCTCGATGTGCATCGGTTCAGCTTCATATCGAGGAAAGGGCTCGAGACCTTCCGGGAGCGGCTCAAGCATGGTGTTCTTGATCTTGGCCTAACCATTCAG GCACTGAAGGCTGAGGAGCTGCCGGAGCACGTCTTGTGCTGCATGAGGCTGAACAAGATCGACTTCGCCGACACCGGGCGGATACCGACGCTGATAGCGGCAGCTGATGAGTGA